A region of Jonquetella anthropi DSM 22815 DNA encodes the following proteins:
- a CDS encoding pyruvate carboxylase subunit B, with protein sequence MDGHKVGITELVLRDGHQSLMATRMSTAEMVPALEMMDEIGYHAMEVWGGATFDAAMRFLDEDPWERLRTIRRLVKKTKLQMLLRGQNLVGYRHYADDTCREFVKRAVGNGIDIIRIFDALNDLRNLEVTAEQTKKEGAHLQLCFSYTTSPVHTTEAFIELSKSMKDMGADSICIKDMAGLLTPTAARELVIGIKAGTGLPVEIHSHTSCGLAYMTHYASIEAGADVVDCALSPFSGTTSHPCTESLVAALAGSPWDTGLDLKAFIPIAAHFKKVRAAHEDLFVKAKGTNTDILVSQIPGGMYSNLVNQLREAKAENRLNEVLEEIPYVRACMGYPPLVTPSSQITGTQATLNVLSGKRWKMVPKEVKAYFLGQYGQPPAPMDEEVRRMIIGDEKPVVGRPADSIAPELEAARREVAPWMTQPEDVLTYVIFPAVAKDFLMKKLAKETKRDVGLGTLEDGAYPV encoded by the coding sequence ATGGACGGTCATAAAGTAGGGATAACCGAGCTGGTTCTTCGCGACGGACACCAGTCGCTGATGGCAACCCGAATGAGCACGGCAGAAATGGTGCCGGCTCTGGAAATGATGGACGAAATCGGCTATCACGCCATGGAAGTTTGGGGCGGCGCCACGTTCGACGCGGCCATGCGGTTTCTCGACGAAGATCCGTGGGAACGGCTCCGGACGATCCGCCGTCTGGTCAAGAAGACGAAGCTCCAAATGCTCCTGCGGGGACAAAACCTCGTAGGCTATCGGCACTACGCCGACGACACGTGCCGCGAGTTCGTCAAGCGCGCTGTGGGCAACGGGATCGACATCATCCGAATCTTCGACGCGCTGAACGACCTGCGGAACTTGGAAGTCACCGCCGAGCAGACCAAAAAAGAAGGAGCTCACCTGCAGCTCTGCTTCTCCTACACCACGTCGCCGGTTCACACCACCGAGGCGTTCATCGAGCTTTCCAAGTCCATGAAGGACATGGGCGCTGACTCAATCTGCATTAAAGACATGGCGGGCCTGCTGACGCCGACGGCCGCCAGAGAGCTCGTTATCGGCATCAAGGCCGGCACGGGCCTTCCGGTGGAAATTCACTCTCACACGAGCTGCGGACTGGCCTACATGACGCACTACGCGTCAATTGAGGCCGGGGCCGATGTGGTGGACTGCGCCCTGTCTCCGTTCTCCGGGACGACGAGCCATCCCTGCACGGAAAGCCTCGTCGCCGCTCTGGCTGGCAGCCCGTGGGACACTGGCTTGGACCTGAAGGCTTTCATTCCGATTGCCGCGCACTTCAAGAAGGTGCGGGCCGCTCACGAGGACTTATTCGTCAAGGCCAAGGGGACGAACACCGACATTCTGGTGTCCCAGATCCCCGGCGGCATGTACTCCAACCTAGTCAACCAGCTGCGAGAGGCCAAGGCCGAAAACCGATTGAACGAAGTGCTGGAAGAAATTCCGTACGTGCGCGCCTGCATGGGCTATCCGCCGTTGGTCACGCCGTCGAGCCAGATCACCGGCACTCAGGCGACGCTCAACGTGCTGAGCGGCAAGCGGTGGAAAATGGTCCCCAAGGAAGTCAAGGCGTACTTTTTAGGGCAGTACGGCCAGCCCCCAGCGCCGATGGACGAGGAAGTGCGCCGCATGATCATCGGCGACGAAAAGCCGGTCGTCGGCCGCCCTGCCGATTCCATCGCCCCTGAGCTTGAGGCGGCCCGCCGCGAAGTGGCGCCGTGGATGACCCAGCCGGAAGACGTGCTCACGTATGTCATCTTCCCGGCGGTGGCTAAGGACTTCCTGATGAAGAAACTCGCCAAGGAGACGAAGCGGGACGTAGGGTTGGGGACACTTGAAGACGGAGCCTATCCCGTTTAA
- the mazG gene encoding nucleoside triphosphate pyrophosphohydrolase: MAEYGFDRLVKIMEQLRAPGGCPWDRKQTYDTLCANIVEEAYELVDAIHSRQRDGTDHMVEGCGDLLLQVVFISTIASELGDFSVADPIKAICDKLIRRHPHIFGESRADTPEEVLAKWEAIKASERAAKGKADESILSGVPRSLPASVKALRIQQKAASVGFDWKKGDSKPVLDKIKEELAEVEAALGDQEQLTDEIGDLLFAVINLARRHHVDPDSALARTNDKFIRRFGFVEGQVRADGRKWEDFTLEELDKFWEMAKAGEQQV; encoded by the coding sequence GTGGCAGAATACGGTTTCGATCGGCTGGTAAAAATCATGGAGCAGCTTCGGGCGCCCGGCGGGTGCCCATGGGACAGGAAGCAGACCTACGACACCCTGTGCGCCAACATCGTCGAGGAAGCCTATGAACTGGTTGACGCCATTCACTCCCGCCAGCGGGACGGGACCGACCATATGGTGGAGGGATGCGGAGACCTGCTCCTGCAGGTGGTGTTCATCTCGACTATCGCTTCAGAACTGGGCGATTTCTCGGTCGCTGACCCGATCAAAGCCATCTGCGACAAACTGATTCGGCGGCATCCTCATATTTTCGGCGAGAGCCGCGCCGACACGCCGGAAGAGGTCCTTGCCAAGTGGGAGGCCATCAAGGCTTCTGAGCGGGCCGCCAAGGGAAAAGCGGACGAGTCCATTCTGTCCGGAGTTCCCCGCTCTCTGCCCGCGTCGGTGAAGGCCCTTCGGATCCAGCAGAAGGCCGCGTCGGTCGGTTTCGACTGGAAGAAAGGCGACTCCAAGCCGGTGCTCGACAAAATCAAAGAGGAACTCGCAGAAGTCGAAGCGGCTCTGGGCGATCAGGAGCAGCTGACCGATGAAATCGGCGACTTGCTCTTCGCGGTGATTAACCTGGCGCGCCGTCATCACGTGGACCCAGACTCGGCTCTGGCCCGGACGAACGACAAGTTCATCCGCCGGTTCGGCTTTGTCGAAGGGCAGGTCCGAGCCGACGGACGGAAGTGGGAGGACTTCACGCTGGAAGAGCTCGACAAGTTCTGGGAGATGGCGAAAGCCGGAGAACAGCAGGTGTGA